A segment of the Cohnella algarum genome:
CGACGCGAATCGGCACCAGCACCCGCTGATTGGCATCGGCCTGCGGCCAGACGTCAGGAAACGCAAGACGTTTCCCGTCCAGCAGCACGTTTATGTTCGGGATCCCGTACGAAACGGATGAAGCTGCCCCCGCCGCAGGCACCGTCAGAAAGAACGTCAACAGCAGGCTCAGCGTAAATACGGATTTCCTTTTCATCCCATATCTCTCCCTTAATCGTCAACTATTTGTTTCCAATTATACCAAACGCATGCGCCCGTATCGCCTGAAAAATCGACATTTATTGCGCTTCTTGCGCTTCGGAAACAGGCCGGCCTATTCAGTTCTCAATGTACGAATGCAACGCACGCCAAGGACGGACCCGAAAACGGCAAACAAAAGGAAGCACCCAAAGACGCCATCGGGCGGTCTTCAGGTGCTTCCTGAACGATTTCAATATTTTGGTTACCCCTATTATAAAAAGGGAATCCGAAATTCGTCAAGCAAAATGCGATTTTAACCGATTAATGTTCCGTTCCGTTCACCGGCGTCATCACATCGGCCGTTTTTTGCCGGGCAAAGTCGCTGAACGTCGACAGCACGCTGTTGAATTCATCGCGGTCGGTCACGCGAATGCCTTGCGTCAATTCCTTTAGCCGCTCCTTGGACAAGCTGCTTTCAAGCGAACCGACATCGAGTTGGAAAAAAGTCCGAATCGCGTTTTCCTTCCGCGGCGGACCGTCGTACAGGGACAGATTGCCGTCTTCATCCATGCCGATCGTCGCCGTTTTGCGGCAAGCGGGCGAAAGATCGTCGACGGATTCCTCCATCACGACTCGTCCGCTTTGATCAAAAGAAGCGCTCCATTCCCGATGCGCTTTCAGCAGCTCGATCGTTTCCAGCGTCGTATGCCGCCCGAGCTTTCGGGATTCTTCTCCGCACAAATAGACGCGATGCAAAACGATTTCCACTTCGCCTTCCCGTTTGGCTAACACCGCCATCGTCTGACCTCTAGGCGTCGTTTCGTCCTCGTACAAGGAGGGGGAGTTGTCCGACCAAACCGGCAGGTCGCCTCCATGACCGGGAGCTATGGCCGTCCAACCGCTCACGTATTGATACGAAAGATAGGCGCCGGCGAGGGTTGCCGCAAGGACAGCCCCCGCCCACACGCCCAAAGACCAAATCGGCCTGCGTTGACGTTTCAGACGCTTCTTTAAATTTTTCAGCCTTATGCCGAACACGGCGAATCCCCTTCTTTGCTGCTTTTATCCCTATTCTGCCCGGGGATTCCGTCATTATTCGCTAGTTGTTACCACTTG
Coding sequences within it:
- a CDS encoding BofC C-terminal domain-containing protein, giving the protein MFGIRLKNLKKRLKRQRRPIWSLGVWAGAVLAATLAGAYLSYQYVSGWTAIAPGHGGDLPVWSDNSPSLYEDETTPRGQTMAVLAKREGEVEIVLHRVYLCGEESRKLGRHTTLETIELLKAHREWSASFDQSGRVVMEESVDDLSPACRKTATIGMDEDGNLSLYDGPPRKENAIRTFFQLDVGSLESSLSKERLKELTQGIRVTDRDEFNSVLSTFSDFARQKTADVMTPVNGTEH